The following coding sequences are from one bacterium window:
- a CDS encoding right-handed parallel beta-helix repeat-containing protein yields MFGNTNSGIDCYNNSFPIITNNTIFGNNNHGIDCESSSFPTITNNIVAENGTTSSGYYGIYNSGGNPVINITVSSEMDMVETGIILVALLD; encoded by the coding sequence ATCTTTGGAAATACCAATTCTGGCATAGACTGCTACAATAATTCTTTCCCAATCATTACAAACAATACCATATTTGGGAATAACAATCACGGCATTGACTGCGAAAGTTCTTCCTTCCCAACCATTACCAACAACATTGTAGCAGAAAATGGGACAACAAGCTCTGGTTATTATGGCATCTATAATTCAGGAGGCAACCCTGTCATTAATATAACTGTGTCTTCGGAAATGGATATGGTGGAAACAGGAATTATTTTGGTTGCTCTACTGGATTAA